The following are from one region of the Methanomassiliicoccales archaeon genome:
- a CDS encoding ATP-binding protein, with translation MDFSNVNIGARIIEAITSGLYDGNLNCIREYVQNSIDAGASEIEILFLNGGSDLVIKDNGSGMDRKGLETALGIGISDKGEDDVGWRGIGFWSGVSAASKIVVITKTKGGEKLRLVINCEMIKRGYSGNSPVLEVLSSSTGEVEPLKLGKDESLTNDHYTEIRLESIPGPQRTIYREHDIISYLQKNVPAKFDASMFKLAYQIDDYLKEKGVKEIRTRIHFQSDEIRMEIFKPPFKNDIYFDKFTPKEFYVETKEGKKLAAVGWFVTSKKNRALAWPDGGVFFKKKHFTIGDENLVKRQTDGATYSQWQYGEIHIIDPGIKENAPRNLFETSEITDKLMTQVGDFLLQLQVMNRHVSARTASNQVTRIRKALDKGNLNDAKEEIEKAQGKFRSVVSFPTDPSLQPMKEVIDSTSCEQRDIVGAFQEELKEKKDEGRTDRQIAKSSMDAVLDGLHPVVRGEIAGKRTRKGLKDPAMQITDAIVGILKEKTGLTESELSDLTKVAFDYYSVERAPGSKGPLITIVGQFDLKGSDKDAQRLASRNRRFGLAISTFHDLLVNMDKHSKGKKQFEWFEKATEAERDIMMAEAIAAVDLMYRILDKAEKFGP, from the coding sequence ATGGATTTTTCGAACGTTAACATCGGGGCAAGAATCATAGAAGCTATTACTTCAGGACTCTATGATGGGAATCTGAATTGTATTAGAGAGTATGTCCAAAACAGCATCGACGCTGGTGCCTCCGAGATCGAGATTCTCTTCTTAAATGGCGGCTCGGATTTAGTCATCAAGGATAATGGATCTGGGATGGACAGGAAAGGACTCGAAACGGCCCTTGGAATTGGGATATCAGATAAGGGAGAGGATGATGTCGGGTGGAGGGGCATAGGGTTTTGGAGCGGAGTCTCGGCGGCGAGTAAAATTGTGGTTATAACAAAGACGAAGGGTGGCGAAAAACTTCGATTGGTGATCAACTGCGAGATGATCAAAAGAGGGTATTCAGGTAATTCGCCGGTCCTAGAGGTCCTCTCTTCGTCTACTGGTGAGGTAGAACCCCTAAAGCTGGGAAAGGATGAATCATTGACCAATGATCACTACACCGAGATCAGGTTAGAATCAATACCGGGGCCTCAAAGGACAATCTACAGGGAACATGACATAATCTCCTATCTACAAAAGAATGTGCCAGCAAAGTTCGACGCATCGATGTTCAAGCTTGCATATCAAATCGACGATTATCTCAAAGAGAAAGGCGTCAAGGAGATTAGGACCAGAATTCATTTCCAATCAGATGAAATACGGATGGAGATTTTCAAGCCGCCATTCAAGAACGATATTTACTTCGATAAATTCACGCCGAAGGAGTTCTATGTGGAGACTAAGGAAGGGAAAAAGCTCGCGGCAGTCGGATGGTTCGTTACGAGCAAGAAGAACCGGGCGTTGGCATGGCCTGATGGCGGGGTTTTCTTTAAAAAGAAGCATTTCACGATAGGTGACGAAAATCTGGTTAAAAGACAGACCGATGGAGCGACATACAGCCAATGGCAATACGGTGAGATTCACATTATCGATCCAGGTATCAAAGAGAACGCCCCACGAAACCTGTTTGAGACATCTGAAATAACTGACAAATTAATGACCCAGGTTGGAGACTTTCTCCTTCAATTACAGGTCATGAACAGGCACGTCTCCGCGCGAACAGCATCCAACCAGGTCACCAGGATTAGAAAAGCGTTGGATAAGGGAAATCTCAACGACGCGAAAGAGGAAATCGAAAAAGCGCAGGGAAAGTTCCGATCAGTAGTTAGCTTTCCGACCGACCCCTCACTTCAACCAATGAAAGAAGTGATCGATTCGACCTCTTGCGAACAGAGAGACATAGTCGGAGCATTCCAAGAGGAACTAAAAGAGAAAAAAGATGAAGGTCGAACTGACCGACAAATAGCCAAATCAAGCATGGACGCGGTATTAGATGGCCTTCACCCTGTGGTCAGAGGAGAGATTGCCGGTAAGAGAACGAGAAAGGGATTGAAGGACCCCGCTATGCAAATAACGGACGCGATCGTGGGCATATTGAAAGAAAAGACGGGACTGACCGAATCCGAGCTTAGCGATTTGACCAAGGTAGCCTTCGATTATTATTCGGTCGAAAGAGCACCGGGAAGCAAAGGTCCTTTGATAACGATTGTCGGTCAATTCGATCTCAAAGGGAGTGATAAAGATGCTCAAAGATTGGCCTCAAGGAATAGGCGATTCGGTCTCGCAATTTCGACGTTCCATGATCTCCTAGTCAACATGGATAAACATTCCAAAGGGAAGAAGCAGTTTGAGTGGTTTGAAAAGGCGACCGAAGCAGAGAGGGACATCATGATGGCGGAAGCAATCGCTGCTGTAGATTTGATGTACAGAATACTCGACAAAGCGGAGAAGTTCGGTCCATGA
- a CDS encoding DUF2321 domain-containing protein, producing MIESGHYCVAEICLNGHTTNCCANTDPVHNQKYCMDCGAVTVTKCQNCSSSIRGYFMAFRGDHPYKTPSFCHTCGEPYPWTISRMKAAADLINEMESINDQEKKALIESVQEMTKDTPQSQVASVRYRKIIVKVGKETGDAMRDIIINIVSETIRRSLFGP from the coding sequence TTGATCGAATCTGGGCACTATTGTGTTGCAGAAATATGTCTTAATGGCCATACCACGAACTGTTGTGCCAATACAGATCCCGTTCATAATCAAAAATACTGTATGGACTGCGGGGCAGTAACGGTAACGAAATGTCAGAATTGCAGTTCATCAATTAGAGGGTATTTCATGGCTTTCAGAGGAGATCATCCTTACAAGACTCCATCCTTTTGCCATACCTGCGGAGAGCCATATCCGTGGACAATATCGCGGATGAAAGCAGCGGCCGATCTGATCAACGAAATGGAGAGCATCAACGATCAGGAAAAGAAGGCACTTATTGAGAGCGTCCAGGAGATGACAAAGGACACGCCACAATCTCAGGTGGCCTCGGTTAGGTACAGGAAGATTATTGTTAAGGTCGGAAAAGAGACTGGGGACGCGATGAGGGATATCATCATCAACATTGTCAGTGAGACGATCCGGAGATCATTGTTCGGACCATGA